Proteins from one Ahaetulla prasina isolate Xishuangbanna chromosome 2, ASM2864084v1, whole genome shotgun sequence genomic window:
- the CDC42EP4 gene encoding cdc42 effector protein 4 isoform X2: MPILKQLVTNSANPKRRSRADLTTEMISAPLGDFRHTMHVGRAGDAFGDTSFLTSKGGEGEQEATEETGSFSKPGLLSRRFRSSKRSHSVTRGDRRDMLGSLRDSAIFVKNAVSLPQLTEKEADKSGRKQLPKSLSSSPVKKGPEENILEEKHTNGAAEVLNSKPHSPGLEERAFGDVTDLPLVIPKDSYGMKHAESILSFHIDLGPSMLGDVLSIMDKDLWEQEDSGYHGAEDPQRAAGSTEASAARWFSHESNLVLDSVIQNDGHRVVTYSPGSARSITSRTTIDSSSVSSCVSMGEEQRNLASKGPSHSLPAKL, encoded by the coding sequence ATGCCTATATTGAAACAGCTGGTGACAAACTCTGCTAATCCTAAACGCCGGTCTCGGGCTGATCTGACAACTGAGATGATCAGCGCTCCTCTTGGCGATTTCCGTCACACCATGCATGTGGGTCGGGCTGGGGACGCCTTTGGAGACACCTCCTTCCTCACTAGcaagggtggggagggagaacaGGAAGCTACAGAGGAGACTGGCTCCTTCTCGAAGCCTGGCCTGCTCTCACGGAGGTTTCGCAGCAGCAAGAGGTCTCATTCTGTGACACGTGGTGACCGGCGGGACATGCTGGGGTCTCTGAGGGATTCAGCGATTTTTGTGAAGAATGCAGTATCCCTACCCCAACTCACGGAGAAGGAAGCAGACAAGAGCGGCAGGAAGCAGCTACCCAAGAGCCTCTCCTCCAGCCCTGTGAAGAAAGGCCCCGAGGAGAACATCCTCGAAGAGAAACACACAAATGGCGCTGCTGAAGTCCTCAACTCCAAACCCCACAGTCCTGGCTTGGAAGAGCGTGCTTTTGGGGATGTGACTGATTTGCCTTTAGTCATCCCCAAGGACAGCTACGGCATGAAGCATGCCGAGTCCATCCTTTCTTTCCATATTGATCTGGGGCCTTCCATGTTAGGGGACGTCTTGAGCATTATGGATAAGGACTTGTGGGAACAAGAGGACTCTGGTTATCATGGAGCGGAGGATCCCCAAAGAGCAGCTGGCTCCACAGAGGCATCAGCAGCCCGGTGGTTCAGCCACGAAAGCAACCTTGTCCTGGATTCTGTGATTCAAAACGATGGCCACCGAGTCGTCACTTACAGTCCTGGATCGGCTCGCAGCATCACCAGTCGTACGACAATAGACAGCAGTTCGGTCTCCAGCTGTGTGTCCATGGGGGAAGAACAGCGAAACCTCGCCTCTAAAGGACCCAGCCACAGCCTTCCAG
- the CDC42EP4 gene encoding cdc42 effector protein 4 isoform X3, with the protein MPILKQLVTNSANPKRRSRADLTTEMISAPLGDFRHTMHVGRAGDAFGDTSFLTSKGGEGEQEATEETGSFSKPGLLSRRFRSSKRSHSVTRGDRRDMLGSLRDSAIFVKNAVSLPQLTEKEADKSGRKQLPKSLSSSPVKKGPEENILEEKHTNGAAEVLNSKPHSPGLEERAFGDVTDLPLVIPKDSYGMKHAESILSFHIDLGPSMLGDVLSIMDKDLWEQEDSGYHGAEDPQRAAGSTEASAARWFSHESNLVLDSVIQNDGHRVVTYSPGSARSITSRTTIDSSSVSSCVSMGEEQRNLASKGPSHSLPD; encoded by the coding sequence ATGCCTATATTGAAACAGCTGGTGACAAACTCTGCTAATCCTAAACGCCGGTCTCGGGCTGATCTGACAACTGAGATGATCAGCGCTCCTCTTGGCGATTTCCGTCACACCATGCATGTGGGTCGGGCTGGGGACGCCTTTGGAGACACCTCCTTCCTCACTAGcaagggtggggagggagaacaGGAAGCTACAGAGGAGACTGGCTCCTTCTCGAAGCCTGGCCTGCTCTCACGGAGGTTTCGCAGCAGCAAGAGGTCTCATTCTGTGACACGTGGTGACCGGCGGGACATGCTGGGGTCTCTGAGGGATTCAGCGATTTTTGTGAAGAATGCAGTATCCCTACCCCAACTCACGGAGAAGGAAGCAGACAAGAGCGGCAGGAAGCAGCTACCCAAGAGCCTCTCCTCCAGCCCTGTGAAGAAAGGCCCCGAGGAGAACATCCTCGAAGAGAAACACACAAATGGCGCTGCTGAAGTCCTCAACTCCAAACCCCACAGTCCTGGCTTGGAAGAGCGTGCTTTTGGGGATGTGACTGATTTGCCTTTAGTCATCCCCAAGGACAGCTACGGCATGAAGCATGCCGAGTCCATCCTTTCTTTCCATATTGATCTGGGGCCTTCCATGTTAGGGGACGTCTTGAGCATTATGGATAAGGACTTGTGGGAACAAGAGGACTCTGGTTATCATGGAGCGGAGGATCCCCAAAGAGCAGCTGGCTCCACAGAGGCATCAGCAGCCCGGTGGTTCAGCCACGAAAGCAACCTTGTCCTGGATTCTGTGATTCAAAACGATGGCCACCGAGTCGTCACTTACAGTCCTGGATCGGCTCGCAGCATCACCAGTCGTACGACAATAGACAGCAGTTCGGTCTCCAGCTGTGTGTCCATGGGGGAAGAACAGCGAAACCTCGCCTCTAAAGGACCCAGCCACAGCCTTCCAG
- the CDC42EP4 gene encoding cdc42 effector protein 4 isoform X1, translating to MPILKQLVTNSANPKRRSRADLTTEMISAPLGDFRHTMHVGRAGDAFGDTSFLTSKGGEGEQEATEETGSFSKPGLLSRRFRSSKRSHSVTRGDRRDMLGSLRDSAIFVKNAVSLPQLTEKEADKSGRKQLPKSLSSSPVKKGPEENILEEKHTNGAAEVLNSKPHSPGLEERAFGDVTDLPLVIPKDSYGMKHAESILSFHIDLGPSMLGDVLSIMDKDLWEQEDSGYHGAEDPQRAAGSTEASAARWFSHESNLVLDSVIQNDGHRVVTYSPGSARSITSRTTIDSSSVSSCVSMGEEQRNLASKGPSHSLPGNGRHNLVKQPEKEFSFMDEEDDEIRV from the coding sequence ATGCCTATATTGAAACAGCTGGTGACAAACTCTGCTAATCCTAAACGCCGGTCTCGGGCTGATCTGACAACTGAGATGATCAGCGCTCCTCTTGGCGATTTCCGTCACACCATGCATGTGGGTCGGGCTGGGGACGCCTTTGGAGACACCTCCTTCCTCACTAGcaagggtggggagggagaacaGGAAGCTACAGAGGAGACTGGCTCCTTCTCGAAGCCTGGCCTGCTCTCACGGAGGTTTCGCAGCAGCAAGAGGTCTCATTCTGTGACACGTGGTGACCGGCGGGACATGCTGGGGTCTCTGAGGGATTCAGCGATTTTTGTGAAGAATGCAGTATCCCTACCCCAACTCACGGAGAAGGAAGCAGACAAGAGCGGCAGGAAGCAGCTACCCAAGAGCCTCTCCTCCAGCCCTGTGAAGAAAGGCCCCGAGGAGAACATCCTCGAAGAGAAACACACAAATGGCGCTGCTGAAGTCCTCAACTCCAAACCCCACAGTCCTGGCTTGGAAGAGCGTGCTTTTGGGGATGTGACTGATTTGCCTTTAGTCATCCCCAAGGACAGCTACGGCATGAAGCATGCCGAGTCCATCCTTTCTTTCCATATTGATCTGGGGCCTTCCATGTTAGGGGACGTCTTGAGCATTATGGATAAGGACTTGTGGGAACAAGAGGACTCTGGTTATCATGGAGCGGAGGATCCCCAAAGAGCAGCTGGCTCCACAGAGGCATCAGCAGCCCGGTGGTTCAGCCACGAAAGCAACCTTGTCCTGGATTCTGTGATTCAAAACGATGGCCACCGAGTCGTCACTTACAGTCCTGGATCGGCTCGCAGCATCACCAGTCGTACGACAATAGACAGCAGTTCGGTCTCCAGCTGTGTGTCCATGGGGGAAGAACAGCGAAACCTCGCCTCTAAAGGACCCAGCCACAGCCTTCCAGGTAATGGGAGGCACAACCTTGTAAAACAGCCAGAGAAAGAGTTCTCTTTCATGGATGAAGAAGATGATGAGATAAGAGTATAA